A stretch of Arthrobacter sunyaminii DNA encodes these proteins:
- a CDS encoding energy-coupling factor transporter transmembrane component T family protein produces the protein MTDLRNPTRRPAGTLLERANPLSKLAAAAAVTLAVLVSVDWISAGIVLAGELLLLPLLRIRPLVLLKRIWPLVIAALVGAWGTALLAEKTGTVLLDAGPVLFTSDSVAAGIAIGLRGLAIALPGIYLLASTDPTDLADALAQKMRLPHRFVLGALAAMRLVGLLVSEWQSLGMARHARGMGADSGPLTRVRSFLGQAVALLVQAVRRATRLAAAMEARGFGSGGRTWARTSVFTVLDAWVALYGVLLAGAALTAAVAAGTFNFILT, from the coding sequence ATGACGGACCTGCGGAATCCGACCCGGCGTCCGGCGGGGACACTGTTGGAGCGGGCAAATCCGCTGTCAAAACTTGCAGCTGCCGCGGCCGTAACGCTTGCGGTGCTGGTGAGTGTGGACTGGATCAGCGCAGGCATTGTGCTGGCCGGTGAGCTGCTCCTGCTGCCGCTGCTGAGGATCCGGCCGCTGGTTCTGCTCAAACGCATCTGGCCCCTGGTGATTGCCGCTCTGGTTGGCGCCTGGGGCACGGCGCTGCTGGCGGAAAAGACCGGCACCGTCCTCCTGGATGCCGGGCCGGTCCTGTTCACTTCGGATTCGGTGGCCGCAGGCATCGCCATCGGACTGCGCGGTTTGGCGATAGCCCTGCCGGGGATTTACCTGCTGGCCTCGACAGACCCCACGGATCTGGCGGATGCCCTCGCGCAGAAGATGAGGCTTCCGCACCGGTTTGTGCTCGGGGCGCTGGCCGCCATGCGTCTGGTGGGGTTGCTGGTTTCCGAATGGCAAAGCCTGGGCATGGCCCGGCATGCCCGGGGAATGGGCGCGGATTCCGGCCCGTTGACCCGTGTTCGTTCCTTCCTGGGGCAGGCGGTTGCCCTGCTGGTGCAGGCGGTGCGCCGGGCCACCCGGCTGGCCGCAGCCATGGAAGCCCGCGGTTTTGGCAGCGGGGGGAGGACGTGGGCCCGCACCTCAGTGTTCACGGTGCTGGATGCCTGGGTTGCCCTCTACGGGGTGCTGCTGGCCGGTGCGGCGCTGACCGCCGCCGTTGCCGCCGGAACGTTCAACTTCATCCTGACCTGA
- a CDS encoding ABC transporter ATP-binding protein — protein MRVPDASPVSSPVAVRARDYSWWHAGRSTPAFSSLTLDIEAGEKVLLLGASGAGKSTLLHALAGVLGEGTGPDAAGEEHGSLTLDGVHPLQARGRAGLVLQDPDSQLVLSRVGDEVAFGAENLRIPPQEIWERVRTSLDDVGLRVPLHHSTSALSGGQKQRLALAGVLAMQPGLLLLDEPTANLDPHGVREVRAAVERVLERTGATLLVVEHRVAVWADVVDRVVVLAADGGILADGPPSQVLAEPGNRARLAAAGVWLPGARPAVSDPPAQDAGAELLVAGGLAAGRGKRKPAAVSGVDLTLRAGTSLGITGPNGAGKTTLALTLGGLLPPVAGALRASPALAGSAGTDPGRWKSTELVTRIGTVFQEPEHQFLTGTVRGELAFGPRRAGRLTETEITDLVERLADRLRLTSLLDANPFTLSGGEKRRLSVATMIATEPDILLLDEPTFGQDANTWAELVTLLRSLLAEGRSVVAVTHDAEFLQALGGDVLHVEDGAATARRAVRNAVWK, from the coding sequence ATGCGCGTTCCTGACGCTTCCCCCGTGTCTTCCCCCGTGGCCGTGCGGGCGCGGGACTACTCGTGGTGGCACGCCGGCCGCAGCACCCCCGCATTCTCCTCCCTGACGCTGGACATCGAAGCAGGGGAGAAGGTCCTGCTGCTGGGTGCTTCCGGGGCCGGGAAATCCACACTGCTGCACGCCCTCGCAGGTGTCCTGGGCGAAGGCACCGGACCCGACGCTGCGGGGGAGGAACACGGCAGCCTCACCCTGGACGGGGTGCATCCGCTGCAGGCCCGCGGCCGGGCGGGCCTGGTACTGCAGGATCCCGACTCGCAGCTGGTGCTCTCCCGTGTGGGGGATGAGGTTGCCTTCGGTGCGGAGAACCTCCGGATACCCCCGCAGGAGATTTGGGAGCGGGTGCGCACCAGCCTGGACGATGTTGGCCTGCGGGTGCCGCTGCACCATTCGACGTCCGCCCTGTCCGGAGGGCAGAAGCAGCGTTTAGCCCTGGCCGGCGTGCTGGCCATGCAGCCAGGCCTGCTGCTGCTGGATGAACCCACCGCCAATCTGGATCCGCACGGCGTGCGGGAGGTCCGTGCCGCCGTCGAACGCGTGCTGGAGCGAACGGGCGCCACGCTCCTTGTGGTGGAACACCGTGTTGCCGTCTGGGCGGACGTGGTGGACCGGGTGGTGGTCCTGGCGGCCGACGGCGGAATCCTGGCTGACGGACCGCCGTCGCAGGTGTTGGCGGAGCCGGGGAACCGTGCCCGCCTCGCCGCTGCCGGCGTCTGGCTTCCGGGGGCCCGGCCTGCGGTCTCGGACCCTCCGGCGCAGGACGCCGGAGCTGAGTTGCTTGTTGCCGGCGGGCTGGCCGCCGGGCGCGGGAAAAGGAAACCGGCAGCCGTCAGCGGGGTGGACCTGACGCTGCGGGCCGGAACCTCACTCGGCATCACCGGCCCAAACGGCGCCGGAAAGACGACCCTTGCCCTGACGCTGGGGGGACTGCTTCCACCCGTGGCCGGCGCACTGCGTGCCTCACCCGCGCTCGCCGGTTCCGCCGGAACTGATCCCGGCCGCTGGAAATCGACCGAACTGGTGACCCGGATCGGCACGGTTTTCCAGGAACCGGAACATCAGTTCCTGACCGGCACCGTCCGCGGGGAACTGGCCTTTGGCCCCCGGCGTGCAGGACGGCTGACAGAAACGGAGATTACCGACCTGGTGGAACGGCTGGCGGACCGGCTGAGGCTCACCTCCCTGCTGGACGCCAACCCGTTCACCCTCTCGGGGGGAGAGAAGCGCCGGCTCTCGGTTGCCACGATGATCGCCACGGAACCGGACATCCTGCTGCTGGACGAACCTACCTTTGGCCAGGACGCCAACACCTGGGCTGAGCTGGTGACCCTGCTCCGCAGTTTGCTGGCCGAAGGGCGCTCCGTGGTGGCCGTGACCCACGACGCCGAGTTCCTGCAGGCGCTGGGAGGAGATGTCCTGCACGTGGAGGACGGCGCGGCCACGGCACGCAGGGCTGTCCGGAATGCGGTGTGGAAGTGA
- a CDS encoding ECF transporter S component: protein MQQNNSPAQRPGRQDSPWRRPWRVVDIVVASVLAVAVGVIFWVWSLAYSGVEVMFLAFPPLGGLYTGGWLIAGVLGALIIRKPGAAIYCEVLASAVSGVLGTQFGLSVLLSGFVQGLGAELVFLAFLYVRYTLPVAVLAGLVSGVFLGVSENILYRPEWALQWQALYTLFAAVSGAVLAGVLSWLAARALARTGVLASFASGRAADARS, encoded by the coding sequence ATGCAGCAGAACAATTCCCCGGCGCAACGCCCCGGTCGGCAGGATTCACCGTGGCGGCGCCCCTGGCGGGTGGTCGACATTGTGGTGGCATCCGTGCTCGCAGTAGCCGTGGGCGTCATCTTTTGGGTCTGGTCGCTGGCCTACAGCGGCGTGGAGGTTATGTTTCTTGCCTTTCCGCCGCTAGGCGGCCTCTACACCGGCGGCTGGCTCATTGCAGGCGTACTGGGCGCCCTGATCATCCGCAAACCCGGAGCCGCCATCTACTGTGAGGTCCTCGCCTCGGCCGTGTCCGGCGTGCTGGGAACGCAGTTCGGCCTCTCGGTGCTGCTGTCAGGATTCGTCCAGGGGCTGGGAGCCGAACTGGTCTTCCTGGCCTTCCTCTACGTCCGGTATACCCTTCCCGTTGCAGTGCTGGCCGGACTGGTGTCCGGAGTGTTCCTCGGGGTTAGCGAAAACATCCTCTACCGGCCCGAATGGGCCCTGCAGTGGCAGGCCCTGTACACCCTGTTCGCCGCCGTCTCCGGTGCCGTCCTTGCCGGGGTGCTGTCCTGGCTTGCCGCCCGGGCGCTGGCCCGGACCGGAGTCCTGGCATCGTTCGCCTCGGGACGGGCAGCAGATGCGCGTTCCTGA
- a CDS encoding DUF4235 domain-containing protein produces the protein MNLILKLLSTGVSIGAGIVSAKLLDFLWTRITGNEPPRDNDGVLDVNLRTAVVFAVVSGAVSQAIRVLTTRGTQRAIQRYQKTPEVV, from the coding sequence ATGAACCTGATCCTTAAACTGCTCAGTACCGGTGTGAGCATCGGCGCGGGCATCGTGTCCGCCAAACTGCTGGACTTCCTCTGGACCCGGATCACCGGCAACGAACCGCCCCGGGACAATGACGGAGTCCTGGACGTCAACCTCCGCACCGCGGTGGTCTTCGCCGTCGTTTCCGGCGCCGTTAGCCAGGCCATCCGGGTGCTGACCACCCGCGGCACGCAGCGCGCCATCCAGCGTTACCAGAAGACCCCCGAGGTCGTCTAA
- the mnhG gene encoding monovalent cation/H(+) antiporter subunit G, which yields MLGGALMSLAAAIGLTRFPDLMSRMHAASKPQVLGLLLFLLAMAVQFESWALLPVLGVCWLFMILTAPVSAHMVGRAGYRTKHLRPELLTIDELDDVVGRAQELLLQSRAGDTDDEDEDEDPRVDDDPGAHNEAGSLDDDSSAETAQGARRPEHSPEG from the coding sequence ATGCTCGGCGGGGCGTTGATGTCCCTGGCGGCCGCCATCGGCCTGACCCGCTTCCCGGACTTGATGAGCCGCATGCACGCCGCGTCCAAGCCGCAGGTGCTCGGACTGCTGCTGTTCCTGCTGGCCATGGCCGTCCAGTTTGAAAGCTGGGCACTGCTTCCGGTCCTGGGCGTGTGCTGGTTGTTCATGATCCTTACCGCACCGGTGTCCGCCCACATGGTGGGGCGTGCCGGATACCGTACCAAGCACCTGCGGCCCGAACTGCTCACCATCGACGAGCTTGACGACGTGGTGGGCCGCGCCCAGGAGCTGCTGCTCCAATCCCGGGCCGGCGATACTGACGATGAAGACGAAGATGAAGACCCGCGCGTGGATGACGATCCCGGAGCCCACAACGAAGCAGGGTCATTGGACGACGATTCCTCGGCCGAAACAGCGCAGGGCGCCCGCCGCCCGGAACACAGTCCCGAGGGCTGA
- a CDS encoding monovalent cation/H+ antiporter complex subunit F, with product MMSIFVVLVAVMLSVAAAGAIFRIARGPSILDRVLAADVLLTIVGAALATDMIVNRNLNYLALLVSISLIGFIGSVTVARFVTDRR from the coding sequence ATGATGAGCATCTTTGTGGTCCTGGTGGCAGTCATGCTCTCCGTCGCGGCAGCCGGTGCCATCTTCCGGATCGCGCGCGGTCCTTCCATCCTGGACCGGGTGCTGGCGGCTGACGTCCTGCTGACCATCGTGGGAGCTGCCCTGGCCACGGACATGATCGTGAACCGGAACCTGAACTATTTGGCGCTGCTGGTCTCGATTTCACTCATCGGGTTCATCGGTTCCGTGACCGTTGCCCGCTTTGTTACGGACCGGAGGTAG
- a CDS encoding Na+/H+ antiporter subunit E — MTRRAQMRNRPRVPLLKEIPLLIWLVFLWGALWQDFSAGNLIFGAVIAFIVANIFYLPPVELSGRFNPLYAAGFLVRFFYKLVHASFEVLWLSLTKGPNIKNAVVGVKLRSRSDLLVTATGHALSLIPGSLVVEVDRSTSTLYLHCLNVSTPEEADKVRKDVRDTESWLIRSIGTREDLDVLKAEQALAGSESALPAATSKEMNP; from the coding sequence ATGACCCGCAGAGCCCAAATGCGGAACCGTCCGCGCGTACCGCTGCTGAAGGAAATCCCGCTGCTGATCTGGCTGGTGTTCCTGTGGGGCGCCCTCTGGCAGGACTTCAGTGCCGGCAACCTGATCTTCGGGGCCGTGATCGCGTTCATTGTGGCCAATATCTTCTACCTGCCTCCCGTGGAACTGAGCGGACGGTTCAACCCGCTCTACGCTGCGGGTTTCCTGGTCCGGTTCTTCTACAAACTGGTGCACGCCAGCTTCGAAGTGCTGTGGCTGTCCCTGACCAAGGGGCCAAACATCAAGAATGCCGTGGTGGGCGTGAAGCTGCGCAGCCGGTCGGACCTGCTCGTCACTGCCACCGGACACGCACTGTCGCTGATTCCCGGCTCGCTCGTCGTGGAAGTTGACCGGTCCACCTCCACCCTGTACCTGCACTGCCTGAACGTTTCCACACCGGAGGAAGCGGACAAGGTCCGCAAGGACGTGCGGGACACCGAGTCCTGGCTGATCCGCAGCATTGGCACCCGTGAGGACCTGGACGTGCTGAAGGCAGAGCAGGCTTTGGCCGGATCCGAGAGCGCCCTCCCGGCCGCAACCAGCAAGGAAATGAACCCATGA
- a CDS encoding Na+/H+ antiporter subunit D, translated as MNTISLAPMAVVLPFFGAALAFILIRHTSAQRIISVSILSLTLVLEVVLLFSVWETGAQAVNLGGWLPPVGITMVVDQFSALMLVISTAVSLAVLIYAAGQGMADGDEDGPISIFHPTYLILVAGVSNAFLAGDLFNLYVGFEILLTASYVLMTLGGTTPRIRAGVTYVVVSVVSSLLFLITIAMIYAATGTVNMADLAVKLGDLDSGTQLMLHLMLLVAFGIKAAVFPLSFWLPDSYPTAPAPVTAVFAGLLTKVGVYAMVRTETLLFPGDRINSLLMVVAGLTMVVGILGALAQTDIKRMLSFTLVSHIGYMVFGLAVGSVIGIGSAVFYVVHHITVQTSLFLVTGLIERRGGTANMDRLGGLAKLSPILAVLYFIPAINLGGIPPFSGFLGKLGLLEAGAELGTPLAYTLVGASVLTSLLTLLVMARVWNRAFWRTPEDAVHPDPILLATGTDGSSLRTSGDVTEKSTGKFSGRGAVDLLPRTMVYPTVGLVALGVALTVLAGPLFSLSDHAAQDLLDRTPYIEAVLGEGAGQ; from the coding sequence ATGAACACCATAAGCCTGGCCCCGATGGCCGTTGTCCTGCCGTTCTTCGGTGCAGCCCTCGCCTTCATCCTGATTCGCCACACCAGCGCCCAGCGCATCATCAGCGTCAGCATCCTGTCCCTCACCCTGGTACTGGAAGTTGTCCTGCTGTTTTCCGTCTGGGAGACCGGGGCTCAGGCGGTAAACCTGGGCGGTTGGCTCCCGCCGGTGGGCATCACCATGGTGGTGGACCAGTTCTCCGCCCTGATGCTGGTCATTTCCACGGCCGTAAGCCTGGCGGTGCTCATTTACGCGGCCGGGCAGGGCATGGCCGACGGCGATGAAGACGGACCCATCTCGATCTTCCATCCGACGTACCTGATCCTGGTTGCGGGGGTATCCAACGCCTTCCTGGCCGGGGACCTCTTCAACCTCTACGTGGGCTTTGAAATCCTGCTGACCGCCAGCTACGTGCTGATGACGCTGGGCGGGACAACGCCGCGGATCCGCGCCGGTGTCACCTACGTGGTGGTCAGCGTGGTCTCCTCCCTGCTCTTCCTGATCACCATCGCCATGATTTACGCTGCCACCGGCACCGTAAACATGGCAGACCTGGCGGTGAAGCTGGGAGACCTGGATTCGGGAACCCAGCTGATGCTGCACCTGATGCTGCTGGTGGCGTTCGGCATCAAGGCTGCGGTGTTCCCGCTGTCCTTCTGGCTGCCTGACTCCTACCCAACCGCTCCGGCACCGGTAACGGCAGTGTTCGCCGGCCTGCTGACCAAGGTGGGCGTCTACGCCATGGTCCGCACCGAGACGCTGCTCTTCCCCGGCGACCGGATCAACTCGCTGCTGATGGTGGTTGCCGGGCTGACGATGGTGGTGGGCATCCTCGGTGCCCTGGCGCAGACAGACATCAAGCGAATGCTGTCCTTCACCCTGGTCAGCCACATTGGCTACATGGTCTTCGGCCTGGCGGTCGGATCCGTGATAGGCATCGGTTCCGCGGTGTTCTACGTGGTCCACCACATTACGGTCCAGACCTCGCTGTTCCTGGTGACCGGCCTGATCGAGCGCCGGGGCGGCACCGCCAACATGGACCGCCTAGGCGGACTGGCCAAGCTGTCGCCGATCCTGGCCGTGCTCTACTTCATCCCCGCCATCAACCTGGGCGGCATTCCGCCGTTCTCCGGCTTCCTGGGCAAGCTGGGGCTGCTGGAGGCAGGCGCTGAACTGGGCACGCCGCTGGCCTATACCTTGGTGGGGGCCAGCGTCCTGACCAGCCTGCTGACCCTGCTGGTCATGGCCCGGGTCTGGAACCGTGCCTTCTGGCGAACCCCGGAAGACGCCGTGCACCCCGATCCGATCCTGCTGGCCACCGGCACCGACGGATCGTCGCTGCGGACCTCCGGTGACGTCACCGAAAAGTCCACCGGTAAGTTCTCGGGCCGCGGCGCCGTCGACCTGCTGCCGCGCACCATGGTGTACCCCACAGTGGGACTGGTGGCGCTGGGTGTTGCCCTGACCGTCCTGGCCGGCCCGCTGTTTTCGCTCAGCGACCACGCTGCGCAGGATTTGCTGGACCGTACCCCGTACATTGAAGCCGTTCTTGGAGAGGGGGCCGGACAATGA
- a CDS encoding Na(+)/H(+) antiporter subunit C, producing MSVNITFMIIMGALYACGIYLLLERSLTRVVLGLTMLTNATNILLLSTGGFQGLAPLFNAEIAAEDYNDPLPQAFILTSIVISFSVTAFMLGIIYRSWVLSRQDEVQDDIEDRRVASQSSFDAEDDADVPEDTTEFTPPEEAEEAPGSLRATGQSTSPEAKE from the coding sequence ATGAGCGTCAACATCACCTTCATGATCATTATGGGAGCGCTGTACGCCTGCGGCATCTACCTGCTCCTTGAACGCAGCCTGACCCGCGTGGTGCTGGGACTGACCATGCTCACCAACGCCACCAACATCCTGCTGCTCTCAACCGGCGGTTTCCAGGGCCTGGCGCCGCTGTTCAACGCGGAGATCGCGGCGGAGGATTACAATGATCCGCTGCCCCAGGCCTTTATCCTGACGTCCATCGTGATCTCCTTCTCGGTGACCGCGTTCATGCTGGGCATCATCTACCGGTCCTGGGTGCTCAGCCGCCAGGACGAGGTCCAGGACGATATTGAGGACCGCCGCGTGGCCAGCCAGAGCAGCTTCGATGCCGAGGACGACGCCGACGTCCCCGAGGACACCACTGAATTCACCCCGCCCGAAGAGGCTGAAGAGGCGCCGGGCTCCCTGCGCGCCACCGGTCAAAGCACCAGCCCGGAGGCCAAGGAATGA
- a CDS encoding Na+/H+ antiporter subunit A: MLIVLTVLFTVALVAPIMFRRIGRSAFYVLAAVPAAAFIWLLVTFPRYTGADQTLASGAPNAPPSVVIPWIPDLKVELAFRMDTLAAVLSILILGVGSLVLFYCARYFRPGDAQMGAFGSQLLAFAAAMFGLVTADDLILLFIFWEVTTVLSYLLIGYSAHRLSARRAALQALVVTTLGGLTMLVGMVLIGDAAGTFRISEIMAMAPQLLERGALVDIAIVLMLIGAISKSALVPFHFWLPAAMAAPTPVSAYLHAAAMVKAGIYLVARLAPGFSESTYWHAVVLVLGLSTMLLGGWRALRQHDLKLILAYGTVSQLGFLTLVVGLGNREAAIAGLGLLLAHGFFKATLFLVVGIVDHQAGTRDIRKLSGIYRSAPKLFVVAVIGAASMAGVPPLLGFVAKESVYETFVHFAEKQGTFGAAVLLAGVVIGSILTFAYSARFVWGGFAAKPNCRPTPFKPVPWAFIGAPAILAAVTVVFGLWPAPIDAAVSSYADLYPADGAPTHLALWHGFTTALLLTVITIGAGVLLFWQRLRVEKLQARFTAPLDAERSYRGIIGVLDDVAVWITGRTQRGSLMFYLFVILTVAVLTPLSALLWRGASLPDQFHWWDTPLQAVIGVGIILGALAAARANKRFLAVLMVSVTGYGIALIFALQGAPDLALTQMLVETIVLVAFVLALRSLPARLWKREPAGHRLLRALLGIAFGATMVLIAMTAMNSRVAEPISLLYPDLAYEVGGGANIVNVTLVDVRAWDTFGEISVLAMAATGVASLIFVRGRGDKRRRAEGVATGSVDRGREHFASTGRQEATLALARKFSSVSRDAWLVAGRTLAPERRSIIFEVITRLLFHSVIMFSIYLLLAGHNIPGGGFAGGLMAGLALTIRYLAGGRFELAEASPVSAGLLLGGGLGIAGLTAAAPLLFGGQILQSAIIKFTWPIFGEIKFVTSTIFDIGVYLVVVGLVLDVLRSLGSEIDERSEGGSSDDEDLLEPEPEIVSKEEEVAR, encoded by the coding sequence GTGCTAATTGTGCTCACCGTTTTGTTTACGGTGGCATTGGTGGCGCCCATAATGTTCCGCAGGATCGGCAGGTCGGCGTTCTACGTCCTGGCCGCCGTCCCCGCAGCAGCCTTCATCTGGCTGCTGGTCACGTTCCCCCGGTACACAGGTGCCGACCAGACGCTGGCCTCGGGCGCTCCCAACGCCCCGCCGTCCGTAGTGATCCCCTGGATTCCCGATCTCAAAGTTGAGCTCGCGTTCCGGATGGACACCCTGGCCGCGGTCCTGTCCATCCTCATTCTCGGCGTTGGATCGCTCGTGCTGTTCTACTGCGCACGCTACTTCCGCCCGGGGGACGCACAGATGGGCGCCTTTGGCTCCCAGCTGCTGGCCTTCGCAGCAGCCATGTTCGGTTTGGTGACGGCGGATGACCTGATCCTGCTCTTCATCTTCTGGGAAGTAACCACCGTCCTGTCCTATCTGCTGATCGGATACTCGGCGCATCGGCTGTCGGCGCGCCGGGCCGCCCTGCAGGCACTGGTGGTTACCACCCTCGGCGGGCTCACCATGCTCGTGGGCATGGTGTTGATCGGTGATGCCGCCGGAACGTTCCGGATTTCAGAGATCATGGCCATGGCCCCGCAGTTGCTGGAGCGCGGCGCCCTCGTGGACATCGCCATTGTGCTCATGCTCATTGGCGCCATCTCCAAATCCGCGTTGGTTCCCTTCCACTTCTGGCTGCCCGCCGCCATGGCCGCGCCCACCCCGGTCAGCGCCTACCTGCACGCCGCAGCCATGGTCAAGGCCGGCATTTACCTTGTTGCGCGGTTGGCCCCCGGCTTTTCGGAAAGCACCTACTGGCATGCGGTGGTGCTCGTTCTGGGCCTTTCCACCATGCTGCTGGGCGGTTGGCGCGCGCTGCGCCAGCATGACCTCAAACTGATCCTGGCCTACGGAACGGTCAGCCAGCTCGGCTTCCTGACCCTGGTGGTCGGTCTCGGCAACCGCGAGGCTGCCATTGCCGGTTTGGGACTGCTGCTGGCTCACGGCTTCTTCAAGGCGACCCTGTTCCTGGTGGTGGGCATCGTGGACCACCAGGCCGGTACCCGCGACATCCGCAAACTCTCCGGTATTTACCGCTCCGCACCGAAACTGTTTGTCGTTGCCGTCATCGGCGCCGCTTCCATGGCCGGCGTTCCGCCGCTGCTGGGTTTCGTGGCCAAGGAATCCGTCTACGAAACGTTTGTCCACTTCGCCGAAAAGCAGGGAACTTTCGGTGCGGCCGTCCTGCTGGCCGGCGTCGTCATCGGCTCCATCCTGACTTTCGCCTACAGCGCGCGCTTCGTCTGGGGCGGCTTTGCGGCCAAACCTAATTGCCGTCCGACGCCCTTCAAGCCGGTTCCGTGGGCGTTCATCGGCGCGCCGGCCATCCTCGCGGCGGTTACGGTGGTGTTCGGTCTCTGGCCGGCCCCGATCGATGCCGCCGTCAGCTCCTACGCTGATCTGTACCCGGCCGACGGCGCCCCCACCCATCTGGCGCTGTGGCACGGTTTCACCACGGCGCTGCTGCTGACGGTCATTACCATCGGCGCCGGGGTGCTGCTGTTCTGGCAGCGGCTGCGGGTCGAAAAGCTCCAGGCACGTTTCACCGCACCGCTGGACGCCGAGCGTTCCTACCGCGGAATCATTGGCGTGCTCGACGACGTCGCGGTCTGGATTACCGGCCGCACGCAGCGCGGTTCGCTGATGTTCTATCTGTTCGTCATCCTGACGGTGGCCGTCCTGACACCGCTGTCCGCCCTGCTTTGGCGCGGAGCTTCCCTTCCCGACCAGTTCCACTGGTGGGACACCCCGCTGCAGGCAGTGATCGGCGTGGGAATCATCTTGGGCGCCCTGGCCGCAGCCCGCGCCAACAAGCGCTTCCTTGCGGTGCTGATGGTCAGTGTCACCGGTTACGGCATTGCCCTGATCTTTGCCCTGCAGGGCGCACCGGACCTGGCCCTAACCCAGATGCTGGTGGAAACCATCGTTCTGGTGGCCTTTGTGCTGGCCCTGCGGTCACTGCCGGCCCGGCTGTGGAAGCGGGAACCCGCCGGGCACCGCCTGCTGCGGGCCCTGCTCGGGATCGCCTTCGGCGCCACCATGGTGCTCATCGCCATGACGGCCATGAACTCCCGCGTCGCCGAGCCCATCTCGCTGCTGTACCCGGACCTCGCGTATGAGGTGGGAGGCGGCGCCAACATCGTGAACGTAACACTTGTGGACGTCCGCGCCTGGGACACCTTCGGTGAGATCTCCGTGCTGGCCATGGCCGCCACAGGCGTGGCCTCGCTGATCTTTGTCCGCGGACGCGGCGACAAGCGCCGTCGTGCCGAGGGAGTTGCCACCGGCTCGGTGGACCGCGGCCGCGAACACTTTGCCTCGACAGGCCGCCAGGAAGCCACGCTGGCCCTGGCCCGGAAGTTCTCCAGCGTGAGCCGTGATGCCTGGCTGGTGGCCGGGCGGACCCTGGCACCGGAACGCCGTTCCATCATCTTTGAAGTAATTACGCGGCTGCTGTTCCACTCAGTCATCATGTTCTCGATCTACCTCTTGCTGGCCGGCCACAACATTCCCGGCGGCGGCTTCGCCGGCGGGCTCATGGCAGGGCTGGCCCTGACCATCCGTTACCTGGCAGGCGGACGCTTTGAACTGGCTGAAGCGAGCCCGGTCAGCGCCGGCCTGCTGCTGGGCGGCGGGCTGGGCATCGCCGGCCTCACGGCCGCGGCGCCGCTGCTCTTCGGCGGCCAGATCCTGCAGAGCGCGATCATCAAGTTCACTTGGCCGATCTTTGGCGAGATCAAGTTCGTCACGTCCACCATTTTCGACATCGGCGTGTATCTGGTGGTGGTGGGGCTGGTCCTGGATGTCCTGCGCAGCCTGGGCTCCGAAATCGATGAACGCAGCGAAGGCGGATCCTCCGACGACGAGGACCTGCTGGAACCCGAACCCGAGATAGTCAGCAAGGAAGAGGAGGTGGCCCGATGA